A segment of the Zingiber officinale cultivar Zhangliang chromosome 8B, Zo_v1.1, whole genome shotgun sequence genome:
TCACGTAGTTGCGGTCGAGGAGTATGTTGGCGGGTTTGAGGTCTCTGTGAACCAGCGGCTCCGGCTTCGCCTGGTGAAGGAAGAGCAAGGCGGTGGCTATCTCCACCGCAATCTTGAACCTGGCCGGCCAGGGAATCGGCGGAGTGTTTCCTCGCCGGAACAGCCTGTCCTCCAGACTCCCGTAGTCCATGTACTCGTACACCAAACATCCGTACTCCGGGCACGCCCCGAGCAGCAGCACCATGTTGGGGTGCCGGATGCTGCTCAGAATCTCTACCTCCTGCTGGAACTGCCTCCTCCCCTGCGCCGCGTCCGGTCTCAGAATCTTGACGGCGACGGGGGTGTGATCGAGCACGCCACGGAACACAGGCCCGTATCCGCCCTCACCGATCTTCAGGGACGGGGAGAAGAAGCTCGTGGCCACTTCGATCTCATCGATGCTGTAGCTCCGACACCTCAAGTCGGAGCGAAGAAGAGACTGGTGCTGCTCCTTGGCCGCCGCCCGGCTTCTGGCTTTCGACTCCGCTTTGAGTCGCCGCTTGACCTCGAGCTCTGCGATCCTCTGCGCTGCGTCGGCGACCTCCAGAGCCGCCTTGCACTTGGATTTCTCTACCGCAGCAAGCGCAAGGGCGGTCTCTTCCGACTGCCTCACGCTCTCGACTTTCCGCACTTCCTCTATCTTCATCCTCTGCAGCTCCTCCGCCTCGTCTTGGGCCATGATCGCCTCTTTCAGAGCCGCGTTGCACATTTCCGTCGTCTGCTTTAGCTCGAGCCTTAGCCTCCGCAGTTCGTCCCCCGCCGACCGTCGTCCTCCCTGATCACGTACCGGAACTGCAGAGGAAAATGACGTCCGACTCGGACAGCTTTCCTCGTTTCCCAACTCCGATTCATCCATTTTCCTTGCCAAGTCAACGTCTTCGCCGGATATTGAGCGAAGATGGCGGAACCTAACCGGCGCGATCGAGGATTCACGCGGCGTCGAATGCATGCTCCTCGTATCAAACTGCCCGACGGAGCAATCCAACTGCGGTAATGATTGAGATGGCGTGGGATCGAGTTGCAGTGAACGCCTGGGAGGAACATCATCGACTTTGGCCGCCGCCGGCCGCACTTTGGCCGTCCGGCTCGTCAGTAGCTTCCCTTTGTATATCACGTATACTCCACACCAATCGGGCAGGCCTTTCATCAAACACGTCGGAATATCCGGATTCAGAAACCTCCTGATTCAAcagaatattaaattaaaaaaaaatgagagaaaacaaaaacaaacaaaataggcGAGATGTGGAGACCTACATGAGTGCGTTCCTGTTGTTAGCTCCAAGAACGACGCTTTGGATTCTGTTGGCAACGACGTAGTCGACTATGGCTCTCGGTACGTCCCAACCTTCCAGCACCACCTTCTTCATTTGCAActgcaatttaattaatttccatGAGCAATATAATCGAATTAATTAAGGAAGTAGCTAGTGTTTTTCAAGCCAActgctaattaattaattaattaattacgtcTTTACGGGCACAGAGAGCTCTGTAAGGAAGAAAGATCTCGGCGGCCTCGGCGTCCTCTTGCACAATCTTCCACTCTGAACCGCTCGATCTTCCGGTTTTCACAGGGCCATCCACTGCAATGAATTTACAAAGAAATTACCGTCAGATATTGAAATTAGTTAAACAATGAATTAATAACCCATTTAAGTAACTGCAGAGCGATCGAGAGAGCTGACCTTTTGGGCTCCTAACATGAATGGGGACTATGGACTTGGTGTCGCCGAAGAGGAGGTGGTCGACCGCCCATTTGAACGTTTGCTGGCTGTTCTTGCTTTTGTCAATCGCCACCGCTATCGCCGGTCGCCATGGGCTAGATTCGTCCGATGATGGCAACGAAGACGAGAGAATGTCCATTTGGTGCCGATTCTTACACTAAACTAGTAGTAGCAATAGTAAGAATGAGGGATGGATTGAGAGGTTGAGCGAGGCGTCGATGAATATATATGTATACCTCTTCCTTCTCCTATCTTGTCATGTTGTCTCAAAATCGTTATTGCAATTGACAGTTGGAAATCTAAAGGAAGCCAGATCGACAGTAGGAAATAACAATTCTGAGGTGTGAAATATCGTTGGCCAGGAATTGGCCATGACTTCTTTGGACAGGTCCATCTCatttataaagtttttttttttgtttttgtttacgCCTAAGACCACTAATTagactaaataaaaataaaaatattattttaatattaaaaatgaaTGAAACCAAAGTATCTTGAAAATTATTTAGATTTAGTTGGATTTATTTTAATTGAATTGACATCAGAATATCTCAATTGTTTATCcattcttaaatttaaaatttttattattgtaAAAGATAACATTATCAAGCAAAGAAAGAAGTTTAGGATCATTATAATGTATGGATCGAACCGACTAGAGAGGATGTGTCAATCATTGATTTTGTTAAGTGTTTGTATGTGAATTTGGTTGGTTATttgtgcaaaaaaaaataaaaaataataataataataaaaataatacttgCACATTATATTTTTCATGGTTCAAAGCCTTACTCTTGCTCCACAACTTAACTATTTGTTAAGTGAATCATGCCAGTACAATCATATACCCTTAAGCATGTCTTTTTATTATTTGAGCAAAGGTTTAAATTAGGATTATATTATAATTCTTGATATGATAGAAACTCTGCTCCACATTAGCCAATTCAACCTTGCCCGGAGAGCAATATAATTGTTGATATGGTGTGTCAAGTGTGGGTTGCTTAATATTGATATTGCAAGTGCAATAATAAAAGTCTAACTAGATCGAGCGTATACTTGACAAATGAAAATCAAGTAAATCGATAATTAGATATTTAGTAAATGAAAATTCAAGTAATCCGAGAAATACTTAGTGAATCGAAATCTTGACAAGTCAGGGGACACCAGATGCTTAGCAAATTAGGAAGTCCTAAAGACACAATCCCTTACTATGGAAGATTCATAACTCATGCTTTTGCCACAAAGTTCTAGAGTATTCAGTTGACTGAGTCTTTCACTAAATTGGAACTTGAGTTGACtatctaatttatctaattgacTTAGGTTAATCAAGAAGAAAACAAAGTGTTTTTGTGATGTTGGGTTCTAGGGTTCAATCAACTAACTAGTCAACTGATGCGTGATCAATTGGCTGATGGTTAGGGTGAGTCAATTGTAGAACCAATAGAAATATTAGCAAGAAGCCATTGATCTGACATGATTAGACTGCGACGACCATCAAATGGCCCAAATGCTATAATACTTTAGTCGATTGATAGTAAGATTGAGTCGACTAAGATTACTGTTATTGTGTAGAAGGGTGATGAATTCAAGTCAATAGTTAACTTGAAGCATACATTAGTCAACTTATTAGACGTTGAAAAGTAGAACAAAGTTGAAAGCAATGATGATTGATGTGTCTATAAATATTGAGCAATAAGAAAATGATTAAAAGTGCTTCATTTTGTAATTCTCATCTAACTATTTTTTGTGCTCAATTGTTTTCATTCTTCCAATTCATCCTTGTATTTAATTTATATCTTGCAAGAATAATGTAAGAGATTTCTTCGTCTCTAAAAGTTTTGTTGAGAAAGAGATTGAGAGGAGTGACTCACTAAGTCATAAGCTGTGGGGTAGGAATCAAAGTTCGGAACCACGTAAAATATAAATGCTTATATTTCTTGTTTGATACTTTTACTTGTATTTTGTTTATCCATTGCACACTAAATTTAAATGTAGAATCAAAGAAGAAATTCAACAATGATCCTCTATTCACTCCTCTCTCTAGCCTTATTAATGATCCACTAAGTTGTATGAGAGTACAGTCACTCTCGAGCCAAATAAGTAAATTCAACACATGACAATGGAAGACGGACATAGCATCCGGAGGAAAATAGTCTGTTATACGATGTAGCTAAGATTTGAATTGTGAATACTTGGGAAATTGCTTGAGTGCCTTACCGATGCACCAGATCCGAAATTCTTATACTACTTAGAAAGTCATTCAAGCAATTAGTAGCAAATAAAAGATACACGAGAATTCAAGGCAGCATACCATAATGCTAACTCAGGCATATAACATGGTTCAATTATTGATTCTACTTCATTGTCTATGATTCATCAGTGAGTAGTGAGTTACTCTCGAAAAGCCCACTATCCTTCTACTCCATGGTTAACTATTAAAGatggagaaatctcttacaatAAGCACATACAAGAATTAAGAGAAGGACAAAAGATTACAAGATGATATCAAATAAGATCTAATCAATCTAATTTCACCAACATAAGCCATCcatcttacttttcttttatTGCTTTCAATCCCCTTCATTTTTGTTTACTAGTTGTTCAGTTGATTTGTCACTAATCAATCAATTAGATTCATCACTAGTCGCCTGATTGCCTTAGCTTGAATCTACCAACAGTTGCTTGAGTCAACAATATTTCACCGTCAGTCGACTAGATGACTATaactagacccgaccccgggccgggtctggcccggacccggcccgggtctggcccggacccggcccgggcccgtaatcgggtcaacgggccggttgcccattgacccggttcgccgggtcgaaccggaaccggcccggcaagttgccgggccagTTCCGGTTCATGGGCTGTAAACTCGGCGAACCGCCGGCGGTTCagctgtaaattttttttttttttaaacggttttaaccgtcggttaaccggcggttcatagccgttggaaccgccggttaaccggcggttcgtagccgttgggagggttttttgggtatttttttcaacggttaggatcatttgaccgttttttgatcaatggctatgatttagtgtccattactatcaaaactctataaatagatagctcatttcatcatttttcacacacatcttctctactcttaatctaattttcgtattctctaatctctacacgctttcgttttcaattttcaattacaatggaaggaggccgcggaggtgcatcatctcgagctcggaagggaaagcaaataatgaatccgcgggaggaggaccccaacattcaatccaccgatgatgagatcgagcatcttccgaatccgacatccgaaacacaaggaagtaccgatgcaattacttctaaggttcgggaacttcctcctctaaagtcttctatttttactaaacattttgagaatgtcactcttccgtcgAGAGAAATCGTGCAAAATATaagcaatgcttcctacaaattccaagccggcggcggctatgggtcgttgaaacgacatgtagaaacgaagcacccgacggaatatggactcgaccgttctcaaacacaattatcaagattttcttcaactagcggtagtaccgattccggtttatttttatattcggataataaattaagagaatcattagctaaatttgtttccgtagaacatctttcttttagttttggatctaaatgcacatttgaagatttttgtaaagaatatcttaatccatgtgctaaacgtgttcctaggactacacttactcgtacaattaaaaaaattagtaaaacaaggaaaaaagaatttaattaatgaatttagtaaattagataataaagtttctttatgttccgatatttggagtgatcattggcaaacacattcgtatatgggtgtgacttgccattggatcgataacttttggaacctccaaaaaagattattaacttatagagtttttgatgaatcacataatgctcataatatcgcacaattattatgtttaattttagaagaatatggtttaactcataaaatattttcaatatcattagataatgctagttctaataccgcttgtatagatgatctaaaatttgtttgtcaacctattattggaggtttattttttcatattcgttgtgtattccatgttttaaatttatgtgttcaagatggtttaaaaattttagaaagttatattaaaccaattagaattacaatttcttatttatggtctcatccacaatggggtaggttttgtaaaattaatggaatgagacctaaaaaatttccacgtgatgtaccaacacgttggaattcaacataccaattattacaagattcatttcaatataaagaattattatgttcattttttgcacaaaatactaatactaatatatatttattttcacaacaatggaatatttgtagtagtatttgtgaaattttaaaagtatttaatgatgcaaccgaacaactttccggtgtttattatcccactgctcaattagttttagaaaatttttctaatatagtattagttttaaatgaacatattaataatgaatctttatctccttgcatcttagctatgaaaactaaataggaaaaatatttttatttaattcctgaaatttatttaattgcatttgctttagatcctagatttaaattagaagttttaccagaaatgttaactttatattatgacgctttaattccaattaaagattcttcttcccctgatccagttaatattatatataatgttagaatttatttatatgatatttataatcaatattatgcaaaatatggaacacaaattaatatttcgaaattcaacaaactactagtagtaatttaaaacttacaaaagcacaatcttattaaaagagcggacaaaacgtccacgaggatcctcaagttccacacagaacttgagaattattcgacttcttttgattttaatgaagcggaTAGCGAAAacttgatatcttaaagtggtggtcacgaaggctcaaagctttccgttctctcgtgatcgcaaaagaaattttagcttgtccagtgtcaactgttgctgtggagcagacgttcagtgctggcggcaacatattagatgaacgacgatcaactttgtctcccgactcattggaagcccaagcattactggacgattggaccagagcggagaaaagaatccaaggaatgcaactttcagatgacgaagttgaagattttgatactgaatgaacaaatacgacaggaacaggaaatggaagtgaatgaaaatgtaaaaggataaaaatgtaaaagaactacgtgggctttgattcccctaaagggatacgtaggcaacttaaataagtgcaagcccttttttcaataaattttaatttctaatttttaatgttttgtttaatttttaatttttaatttttaatttttttttaacatattaatcttgaaccgtggcgaaccgtgacgaaccgtgaacctgcggttctgaaccgtgaaccgtaaccgtcttgggcggttaaggttaagggtcgacctgcctggaaccgtcgaaccggcggttccaaaCCGTCGAatcgtcggttccgaaccgtggtcaggtctaactATAACCCTTAGCTATTCAATTATTGTAACGTAATTTTATAACATTAATGGCTCCTTCTAGCTTTCTTCCTATGGCAATTAAGTGAAATTCTTCATAAATCGACTAAACACAAATTAGTCGACTCTCCAATTGACTCAGTCTTGAATAAATATACTCTATTTACTAACTCATCACCTTGAGTCATATCTTTAGTTGACTCGTCTCTTCAGTTGACTGGTTACTTTCAGTCTAAGATGAACCCTCCCCCACTTTCAGTCTAAGATGAACCCTTTCCCAAGAATAGATTTTCTTAGCTCTCTTAGTTCTTCATTAGAACTTATCTTCCGCGGCTTAGCTTCACCACAACCGTTGCCTTATTAGGTtatttgtccctcggatgcattgctTAGTCCATATAATCCTTTATTCAGACATCAAAATTAAAGGTTCAACTCAATCCCTCAGGGCATGATTATATCAATATAGTCGATTCAACTCAATTTCAAATAGAACTTTGTTACTTGTAAGCATAACCTCTTTACTCGAATTCCCAGTTAGCTTGTCATCCTACTTGACTAGTATTAACCTCTAGTGATTATATCATCGACTACAACTAAACTATGGTCTAGTTAAAACCTACATAGATCCCAAAGTTCAAGCTAATTATAACTCAAATTATGGTAAGTGTAAATTGATTGGTGAATAACTTATAGAATTAAAATCCAAGTTTATGCAAAAATAAGGGGTGcaacaaagagaaaaaaaatatagcaTTTTCCAAAAAAATCATTTCCATAggcataaaataaattatattgtcGAATTAAAATTCTAACTTTATTCCAAACAAGTTTATTTGTGGCAGCAAATACCAAAttttatataaaactaaagtaTATCATGTTTGAAGGAAGCATAAATTTTACCcttttttctttgtaaaaatgtgtaggataatatatgtaatttttaTAAGAGTAGTGATTTGTAGTGGGAAAAAAATCTCAAGTAAAAGTTTTTTATAGGTCCCATTATTTTACATATCTATCCTtgaagatttttctaaaaaaaaattctcttttcatatcatttttttataatatacAAACTAATTTATAAATCGGTCTAATTTTGTGGGTTAGATGTGGAGGGGAATACTATAAATAGTAAACACAGTCCATTTTCCCAATTCTTCAGGAGAAGCTTTCCAGCAATGGCGTTTCCATCCACCTTCCAAGAGAGGCTTCAACAGATGGAAGCCACTCGAAACCaaaggcttctcctccttcaggttatcctcctcctcctcccccgtTCCTCCTTCTCCACCGTCCCCGACAAACCCTAACCCACACCCGCTGGTGTTGCTCCAGGCGGAGAAGGAGCTTCACCTCGCCAAGTCGCAGCTGCTGTCGAAGAAGATCGAGGACCTGCGGCGGGAGGAGTGTCGGTGCCTCCTCTTGAAGAGGAGAGGCACCGAACTCGCTTGCCAGATTCTCGCTAGCAAGTCCGAGATCGACGCCTTAGAAGCCCGGCACCAGGCGGCCGCCTGTGAGTACAGGCAAGTTTCTTCTGTCTGCCCTTTCTCTTCCTACTTGTGGCTTTATTCCGTGCTTTATAGATGGGAACATGAAAAATTAGGGATTTGAAGAGGGAGATTGAGGAactggaagagaaggagaagacgaGGGACGAGTTCTATAATCTGCGGATGTCGGAATTGGAAGAATTCAAGGAATCCACTAGGAGATTTCTTTTGGATAACCGTGACAAGGTGCAGAAACTGCAAGATTCAGTCTCGGAAGTAAGTTTCTTTTTCCTCTCTGCATCTCCGATACGTTGATGCTCAATCTTTTTTTTTGGATTCGTCTATTATCCTCAACTCTTAGAAGGCATATATTTATTGATTTGGTGCTTAATTAAACAACGAGAAAGATCAAAATGATAGCTGCGGGTGGTCTTCCTTTTGGAACTTGTATTAAGCTAGCTACATTTTGTTCCAAATTCCAATTTTGCAGGAGGGTTTTAAACAATTGAGCTAATAGAGAATTAAGCTTTACTGGTTGAAGAACTATGTATGGTTTAAATCTGAACTGATAATGGTTTATAGTATTTGTTACAGAACACTTGTGACCTTTTAGCAATGCAACTGGTTTTATGTAATGTCATGCCGTTGCAGCTCAAATCAACTCTGAACCTCCTTCAGGGCAGCGATGGATATATGGATAATGGTAGGATTGCGGCAGGAGAGACCAAAAAGTCTGAGCTCTTAGCAGAGAAGGAGAAATTAGAGAAGTATTTAATTTCAAGTGACCATTTGAGGACGTTGTTGCAGAAGCAACTCCACAAGATGTTGATATCACAGGATAAAAAGAAGACCAAGGCCCTAACTAAAGATCAAGTTGAGAAATAGCAAAGTTGGAACCAATATAATGGACGTTAGTGTGGTCATAACTAAGTTGCTGTTTAGTTTTCACTTTTCGTTCGTATTAGATAGAATGCTAGTTCTATGTGATTCAAGTTAGGAAGTAGTAAAAGAAATTGTCATTGTTTGTTGGTCTTTCTGCACCCATTTCTACGATGAGATGCAATGCAAAATGGGCTTAATATGATGGTGGCCCTGGTGTTATGGTTGAATCACTAAATACTGAAGTCTACTTGATTTAGGTTGAATGCAAGTTTGAATATGGCACTTTGGGCCCCCATGGCGTAGTACAAATGGTAGGCTCATGACATTTTTGGCATAATAGTCAAGGATCGAATCTCTATGGGAGTGATGCTCTACTATTCACTCTATGCGTCCAACATCTGTGTATCTATATTTACCTCCCTTTATATCCGTAGATTCGGTTATAGGAGAGCCGTTGAAGTAAcggatctatcttttttttttttttttttttaatatgacaCTTTGTTGGAAGGAAAGGATGAAAATTGAATAAGGTCTTCTTAGATTGGTTACTTGCCTGCTAGTCCACTTCTTCTAAAGAGGGAGTAGTTCGTTCAATTGATTCGAGGTAGGAATAGTCGACTACTCTGCCTATGAGCAGTAGTCTGGTGAAGCTTAGATGAAAAGTCATCGTCGAAAGAAATGGTCGTGATCCATTGGAATCAGTCATAGTAATTAACTGATGAATCATAACAACCATGGACAATAAATCAGAAAGATTGTAGCAAAgatttatttagaaaaatatgTTGTTTTAAGGTTTTAAGAGTCCATGAATAAGCAACAACAATAGAatatttttctattgaattataTTGTTAATTCTAGAAATTCTATTGTAATCCTGTTAGCTTTGATCAGATAGGCCCAAGCCTCCAAGTAAAGTTTAAGAATATAAACACCAATCCTTTCCTCCTGTTGCTGTAATGGTGAGTAGCACCTGTGTGTTCTTGGCCCTCCCACAATTGCTAACATGTTACATGCTCCTTAACTCTTCAAGTGAGGTGAGCCTAGTTATATAATCTCCTAGAGAGATCCATGCATCATTGTCTAAGAATTCCACATAAAATTGGTAAACAAAAAATTGCCTTGCACATCAAATTAACTGAAGAAACATTTAGCAATAGGGGTATTCTTTACACCTCTTACAGCTTACTACTCGTAGCACtcttgtcttctatcttcacAAACCTTCCACGGACACGAGGCTGACAGTCTGCTAGAGCCTTTCTGCACGCGTACTGCTATATGTGCAAAATTTTGTCATTCATTGGACTAAAACAATCATGTGTTTCTATGAGAAGAAATATTATAGTAATGCATTTAGTAAGTTTAAGAGGATTGCTCTTCTTTTTGTTAACATACTGAGAACTTATCATACAATCTGATGGAGGTAGAAATTTCACCTTGATCTTTCTTCCATAGTTTCTACTTGTCCTTTTCTTCCTGTACCTAGAAAGTTTTATCCTCCTTGCTTCAGTCTTCTCCTCGATCTTCGCATCCTCTACCGATGCTAAAAACTCAAGAGAAGGAAAAGTGTTCATGACACCATGAACTGGGTTATTAGTTCGAAGAATCTGCCAGAAGAAACTCAAAATCAATGACCTGCAATATCATGTGGAAATTGACAAAAAGACCTAAACATATCTTAGTATGTGTAACATCACaagcaaagaaaaattaactaccGCCAATTAGTTAATGCATGTATACTTAAAAGAAATCTCATAGAAACAGGGTCACTTCGAATCAAGTATCCAACCCAGAAACTGTTTTGTGATGTGGCTATATGGATAAACATACCAGACAAACCAAAGGTAGTAATTTTTTTAATCGAAAAGGAAAAAGGCAAATACACAAACACGGAAGTGTAATCTTAGTTCTGACCTCGATATCCCCTTCACTGTATGCCCTTCTTATGCCAAAAGCAGACTCAAAATTCATTTCATGCAAGCCAAGCAAACATGGTTCAACACTGGAAGGGTTAGCACCATCCACTGTGCTTAAGCACTCTTTACTGATACTCTTCTGCAAAGATCCCTCTACAGAAGAACCCTCTGTCAGCGGTGCAGAAACCGGAATATTTGATGCCTCAAGAGTAGGCACATTTGTGACTGACTTTGAAACGAGGTCTCCCTTCCAGTCATTGAGCACCTGTTGGATATTGGGGTCTTAAATAGAtcaaaacgattttgaggaaggaagccatcaattgttgaaagtcgtaattgacttcaaaattgaaatctacgattcgcgtagatagatttagactattaatttgctcaaaaccgattaagggtgaatgagaaattaatgtttaaagtcggtccaaaataacatttattattcattaataaagtacatgggagaatagtcccacatcggaaattctcgatgtgtattctctacttattaatgaagatgtgttaatggagtcaacacaaaaataaaagggcaggtgctcccttagcccagggcgagcaggtgctcgcacctgtgagcccgccacccgccacgtgcgcacgtgcggaAT
Coding sequences within it:
- the LOC122013796 gene encoding U-box domain-containing protein 35-like — encoded protein: MDILSSSLPSSDESSPWRPAIAVAIDKSKNSQQTFKWAVDHLLFGDTKSIVPIHVRSPKVDGPVKTGRSSGSEWKIVQEDAEAAEIFLPYRALCARKDLQMKKVVLEGWDVPRAIVDYVVANRIQSVVLGANNRNALMRFLNPDIPTCLMKGLPDWCGVYVIYKGKLLTSRTAKVRPAAAKVDDVPPRRSLQLDPTPSQSLPQLDCSVGQFDTRSMHSTPRESSIAPVRFRHLRSISGEDVDLARKMDESELGNEESCPSRTSFSSAVPVRDQGGRRSAGDELRRLRLELKQTTEMCNAALKEAIMAQDEAEELQRMKIEEVRKVESVRQSEETALALAAVEKSKCKAALEVADAAQRIAELEVKRRLKAESKARSRAAAKEQHQSLLRSDLRCRSYSIDEIEVATSFFSPSLKIGEGGYGPVFRGVLDHTPVAVKILRPDAAQGRRQFQQEVEILSSIRHPNMVLLLGACPEYGCLVYEYMDYGSLEDRLFRRGNTPPIPWPARFKIAVEIATALLFLHQAKPEPLVHRDLKPANILLDRNYVSKIGDVGLARLVPAAVADDVTQCRMTSAAGTMCYIDPEYQQSGMLCVQSDVYSLGVLLLQIITARGPMGLTRHVELAVERGALAEMLDGSVTDWPAEEAISFAKLALKCAELRRKDRPDLSKAVLPELSRLSRIGQEFEAKRFKLFDGDVGAIPNTLRGASNAPPLCK
- the LOC122015808 gene encoding uncharacterized protein LOC122015808 isoform X2, whose product is MAFPSTFQERLQQMEATRNQRLLLLQAEKELHLAKSQLLSKKIEDLRREECRCLLLKRRGTELACQILASKSEIDALEARHQAAACEYRDLKREIEELEEKEKTRDEFYNLRMSELEEFKESTRRFLLDNRDKVQKLQDSVSENTCDLLAMQLVLCNVMPLQLKSTLNLLQGSDGYMDNGRIAAGETKKSELLAEKEKLEKYLISSDHLRTLLQKQLHKMLISQDKKKTKALTKDQVEK
- the LOC122015808 gene encoding uncharacterized protein LOC122015808 isoform X1 is translated as MAFPSTFQERLQQMEATRNQRLLLLQAEKELHLAKSQLLSKKIEDLRREECRCLLLKRRGTELACQILASKSEIDALEARHQAAACEYRDLKREIEELEEKEKTRDEFYNLRMSELEEFKESTRRFLLDNRDKVQKLQDSVSEYLLQNTCDLLAMQLVLCNVMPLQLKSTLNLLQGSDGYMDNGRIAAGETKKSELLAEKEKLEKYLISSDHLRTLLQKQLHKMLISQDKKKTKALTKDQVEK
- the LOC122015808 gene encoding myosin heavy chain, striated muscle-like isoform X4 translates to MAFPSTFQERLQQMEATRNQRLLLLQAEKELHLAKSQLLSKKIEDLRREECRCLLLKRRGTELACQILASKSEIDALEARHQAAACEYRDLKREIEELEEKEKTRDEFYNLRMSELEEFKESTRRFLLDNRDKVQKLQDSVSEGSDGYMDNGRIAAGETKKSELLAEKEKLEKYLISSDHLRTLLQKQLHKMLISQDKKKTKALTKDQVEK
- the LOC122015808 gene encoding myosin heavy chain, striated muscle-like isoform X3 encodes the protein MAFPSTFQERLQQMEATRNQRLLLLQAEKELHLAKSQLLSKKIEDLRREECRCLLLKRRGTELACQILASKSEIDALEARHQAAACEYRDLKREIEELEEKEKTRDEFYNLRMSELEEFKESTRRFLLDNRDKVQKLQDSVSELKSTLNLLQGSDGYMDNGRIAAGETKKSELLAEKEKLEKYLISSDHLRTLLQKQLHKMLISQDKKKTKALTKDQVEK